In the Candidatus Cloacimonadota bacterium genome, TCTACGTGCAGATTTTGAGCTGGAATCATTTAGAAACTATATAGATAATAGTTATTTTTTGAGGAGAAGATATGCCAAATGAATTAGCCCAAGTTTCCGAAAAAAACACCAAAACGTTGTGGACTCCAAGAGACGTGAAGTCCAACCGATCAATTTCTTCCAACGCTAAATTAGCTTTTTCCCCATAAATCCAAAAGCTGTTCTTTTTTTGCCAGGATTTCATTTAATATTTCAAAATCGATAGTCTGCTTACTATCGCAAATTGTGGAATCGGGATTGAAATGAGTTTCGATAAGAAGTCCGTCTGCTCCGGCGGCCATTGCAGCCCAGCTGAGAGATTTGATCATTTCGCGCCTTCCGGAACTGTGAGAAGGATCAACAATTATTGGCAGATTACTCAAACTCTTCACAGCCGGAATTGCAGAAATATCTAAAGTATGACGTGTGAAATTTTCGAAAGTGCGGATTCCTCTTTCACATAAAATAACGTTCGGATTACCTGCTTCCAGAATATGTTCTGCTGCCAGCAGCCATTCTTCAATTGTGCTGCTCATTCCACGTTTCAAAATTACCGGATTTTCTATGCTACCCAATCTTCGTAATAATCTGTAATTGTGCATGTTACGCGTTCCGATCTGAAGAATGTCAACATAACTGCTCATCATTTCTACATCTTCGCAGGAGACAATTTCGGAAACTGAGATCAAACCAGTTTTTTGTGAAACTGATTTAATATGTTCCAGTCCTTCCTTTCCCAAACCCTGAAAATTATAGGGTGAAGTTCGCATTTTGTAAGCTCCACCACGAAAGAAGTTGATTCCCATCTTTTTTAGTTGTTGTGTAATTTGCAGCAGATCCTCAAAGTTCTCAATTGTGCAGGGACCAGCAATGAAGGTAAAATTATCTGTTCCAATAACTTGATCTTTGATTCTGATCGTTTTTGATTTACCTTTTTGATGTTTGAGTTCTATCATTTTTTTTCCAATACTTATAACATTGCATTCAAATCTTCGGGATTTTGCAGCAAAATTCCAAACTGCAAACCTCGATCGCTAACCAGAAAATCAAAAACTCCTAAACGGTTCAAGATCTCTCTCACGATCATTGTTCCGGTAGTTAAGATATCTGCCCGTTGCCGATCGAAAGGAATAAGATAGGCAATTTCATCATTTGTCATGTTGGCAAATTCATCCAGCATCACATCAACCTCCGAAATGGTCAGTCGGCTTTTGTGAACTTTAGAACCATCATATTTGAACAAGCGTTGTTTGAAAGCACTTAAGCTGGTAACTGTTCCGCCAATTCCCACAATTCCCGCTTTTTCTATTTCAGGCAGTTCAAAATTCTGCAGAAGTTTTTTTGTTTCCAATACTTTTTTTGCCATATCGGTGGAAAATTCATTATCCAATCTGCGGATTCCCAGGGGAAGGCTTTTATTAAATATGATCTTTCCATTTTGAGAAATTGTAAATTCTGTGCTGCCCCCGCCCACGTCGAACATAACAATGTCGGAAAATTCTGGAAACTCTTTGATATTTGCCAGTCCATTGAAATAGGCTTCTTTCTTTCCGCTGATTATATTATATTTCAGGCCATGACGTTGCTGCAACCAATCACTTAAAAGGTTTATATTTTCTGCTTCTCGAGAGCAGCTTGTTCCTACCACAATTATATTTTCAGTAAAAAGCTTTGCATATTGAATGTTATCGTTCAAAATGACTTTTGTTCTTTTGACGGCAGATTCTCTTAGCAGATTACCTTTCATATTCTTGCCTAATGCGGAAATGTTAGCATCACGATGAAGCATTGTCAATTTTTCACCATCTTTTCGGGCGATAAGGAAGAGAATGTTATTTGTTCCTACATCTATAACAGCATATTTCATTATTTGTATTCCATAAGTTTTATGTTTTCGGCTTGCAGTCCTTTGCCTTCCACATCTCGCAGTTCAAATTCAAAGATCATTTCTCTGTTAGGAAGTCTATTCAGATCCAAACCAGGGGGAAATTGCGAATTATGAGCAAACGCTGTATGATAGGCAGATTCTCGTTTTCGTGAATCTGTGATCCACAAGCCACCGGTAATTTCTTTCATAAAACGCATAAAACCATAACCTTTATCATGATTGTAGGAATAACAAACTCCACGCACGATCTTTCTACCATTATTGGGTTCATGCAATTCTATGGGAGAAAGGTTGGGAACAATATAACCGGAAGTAAATACATCAGCTTCATTTTTCAGGTCTCCCGAAACATTATTGAAAGCCAGAACTTCCACACGACAGCCTTTATTTTGCAGTGCTCTTACTACCTGCACGAAATCTCCATCACCACTAACAATCAGCACATAATCCAATCTTTCGGACTGCATAAGCGCATCCACAGCCATATCCAGATCGGCATTAGATTTTCCATATCTATTTCCATGTTCATCTGTATACCACTTCACTACTTTAACGATAACTTTATATCCAAAATCACGCAAAACAGAATGAAAACTCTCAGATTTCTTTTTGTAATCGATATTTGTTTTAGCCATTTCCTCATCATAGGCAACGTAGGCATTCAGCCGAATTGCTACACCATTGTTGCGGCAGGCAAAAGCACGCAGCACATCATACTGCATTCCATAACCACCATTATGAGCGATGTTTGAAACGTCTACATAAACGCCAACTCGCAGTTGACCAGTTCTATCCATCTATATCCTCCTCAACTCATCAGAGTTGATCTATTTTTATAATTTTGATTCAATCCCAAAGTGGATTATTCCGTCAAGTGGATTTCTCAATTCACCATTTTGATAACTGAATCCGTAGGTAATTCCCAGCATTCCCAATCGGGTTTGCAGGTTCATTCCCAAACCGAACCCGAATAGGTCGGAAAAGCTGAATTCCTTGTTTTTTGCGTAACCCCAATCAGAAAATAGATAGATGCGGGAATTTCTGGAAGTAAGTAATCTTAATTCTAGATTTGTCCAGGCGATTCGATAGCCCTCGAACTGATCTTCCTGAAAACCTCGCAAACTGTTATTACCACCCATCTGGAAAAGCTCAAATTGCTTGAGTTTCTTGTTCTCGATAACCTTTGCATTCAGTTTGGCAGCGATCACGCTTTTGCCGAGTAAACGATAATAATATTCCACTGCGAATTCCACTGCTTGCTTGGAAACATTCTGGTTGGATTGCTGGTTGAAAATATAATAATATTTTATGAAATATTCATGTCCTCTGGTGGGATTTCGAAAGTAATCAAGGATCGAATAATTCCAGAAAGCACCAACTTTTTGATATGAATTACTCTCAATGATTTTTGGTCTGCGACTGCCGGGAACGATCTCTTCCAGACCAAAATACAAACCATATTTATTTTTGATATCCTGAACATAAATATCTGCATTGAACTGGGTGCTGATGTAGGTGGAATCTACTTCTTCACGCATCAGTGCAAAATCTCCAGCCACCGGATAGCGCTGCCA is a window encoding:
- the aroF gene encoding 3-deoxy-7-phosphoheptulonate synthase, translated to MIELKHQKGKSKTIRIKDQVIGTDNFTFIAGPCTIENFEDLLQITQQLKKMGINFFRGGAYKMRTSPYNFQGLGKEGLEHIKSVSQKTGLISVSEIVSCEDVEMMSSYVDILQIGTRNMHNYRLLRRLGSIENPVILKRGMSSTIEEWLLAAEHILEAGNPNVILCERGIRTFENFTRHTLDISAIPAVKSLSNLPIIVDPSHSSGRREMIKSLSWAAMAAGADGLLIETHFNPDSTICDSKQTIDFEILNEILAKKEQLLDLWGKS
- a CDS encoding NYN domain-containing protein; its protein translation is MDRTGQLRVGVYVDVSNIAHNGGYGMQYDVLRAFACRNNGVAIRLNAYVAYDEEMAKTNIDYKKKSESFHSVLRDFGYKVIVKVVKWYTDEHGNRYGKSNADLDMAVDALMQSERLDYVLIVSGDGDFVQVVRALQNKGCRVEVLAFNNVSGDLKNEADVFTSGYIVPNLSPIELHEPNNGRKIVRGVCYSYNHDKGYGFMRFMKEITGGLWITDSRKRESAYHTAFAHNSQFPPGLDLNRLPNREMIFEFELRDVEGKGLQAENIKLMEYK